The Styela clava chromosome 13, kaStyClav1.hap1.2, whole genome shotgun sequence genome has a window encoding:
- the LOC144431473 gene encoding uncharacterized protein LOC144431473: MKHPGVKDAAAVGVPDEACGELPKAFVVRKMESVTTDELHELIKNELVDYKHLRGGIQFVNHIPKSILGKIDRIELKKWAMK; this comes from the exons ATGAAACATCCTGGTGTAAAAGATGCTGCAGCGGTTGGTGTGCCAGATGAAGCATGTGGGGAGTTACCAAAAGCATTCGTTGTACGAAAAATGGAATCGGTCACAACGGATGAACTGCATGAATTGATTAAAA atgAACTTGTCGATTACAAACATCTTCGTGGCGGGATCCAATTTGTCAATCATATTCCGAAATCTATACTTGGCAAAATAGATCGCATCGAATTGAAGAAATGGGCGATGAAATAA